One segment of Trachemys scripta elegans isolate TJP31775 chromosome 1, CAS_Tse_1.0, whole genome shotgun sequence DNA contains the following:
- the SPRY2 gene encoding protein sprouty homolog 2 yields the protein METRAQNGSGSQSLLQVRHDGGRQQGDSDLRDVLTQQVHVLSLDQIRAIRNTNEYTEGPTVAPRPGVKPAPRPASQHKNERPHGLPEHRHLTRVQHAQVHTSSRAPLSRSISTVSTGSRSSTRTSTSSNSSEHRLLGSSSGPMADGIIRVQPKSEFKTSNLKPLSKDDLGMHAYRCEDCGKCKCKECTSPRTLPSCWICDKQCLCSAQNVVDYGTCVCCVKCLFYHCSNDDEDNCADNPCSCSQSHCCTRWSAMGVVSLFLPCLWCYLPAKGCLKLCQGCYDRVNRPGCRCKHSNTVCCKVPSIPPRNFEKPT from the coding sequence ATGGAGACAAGAGCTCAGAATGGCAGTGGGTCCCAGTCTTTGCTACAGGTTCGGCATGAcggtgggaggcagcagggagactCTGACCTGAGGGATGTTCTGACACAGCAGGTTCATGTGTTGTCACTGGACCAGATCAGGGCCATCCGAAATACAAATGAGTACACAGAGGGACCTACAGTGGCTCCGCGACCAGGGGTTAAACCTGCCCCTCGTCCAGCTAGCCAGCACAAAAACGAAAGACCACATGGCTTGCCTGAACATCGTCATCTTACCAGGGTCCAACATGCACAGGTACATACTTCCTCCCGGGCACCCCTGTCCCGTTCCATCAGTACGGTCAGCACAGGTTCACGGAGCAGTACAAGGACAAGTACAAGCAGTAATTCATCTGAACACAGACTTTTAGGATCATCTTCAGGGCCAATGGCTGATGGGATAATCAGGGTGCAGCCCAAGTCTGAGTTCAAGACAAGCAATCTGAAGCCCCTGAGCAAAGACGACTTGGGCATGCATGCCTATAGGTGTGAGGACTGTGGAAAATGTAAGTGTAAGGAGTGCACTTCTCCAAGGACCCTGCCATCCTGTTGGATCTGTGACAAGCAGTGTCTTTGCTCAGCCCAGAATGTGGTTGATTATGGGACTTGTGTTTGCTGTGTGAAATGCCTCTTCTATCACTGCTCTAATGATGATGAGGACAACTGTGCTGACAACCCATGCTCTTGCAGTCAGTCACATTGCTGCACTAGATGGTCTGCCATGGGTGTTGTATCCCTCTTTTTGCCTTGCTTGTGGTGTTACTTACCAGCCAAGGGTTGCCTTAAATTGTGCCAGGGGTGTTATGACCGGGTAAACAGACCCGGATGCCGCTGTAAACACTCAAACACAGTTTGTTGCAAAGTTCCCAGTATTCCGCCCAGGAACTTTGAAAAGCCAACATAG